Proteins encoded by one window of Moorella humiferrea:
- a CDS encoding TadE/TadG family type IV pilus assembly protein gives MLKRLLKDRYGAALIWFLIFLPLLMLAMAYLTDYIQATTESDIDVQRALEMAVRAAAMQVTPDSQANGRPRINTAAAHAVFRRKLAENLGLDPNTLTPLKGSAMKTRPDYVLVVYNGDDAYAAGGALAAYKYVFSGGLTGGVMAAAGFPYTFGITSSDVLPGGGGTLQTSLDMPGVVAVINTSVTKILGKSSITPVRWAAAKIVCPNGRCRP, from the coding sequence ATGCTGAAGCGGTTGTTAAAAGACAGGTACGGCGCGGCGTTGATATGGTTCTTGATCTTTTTACCCCTACTAATGCTGGCGATGGCCTATTTGACCGACTATATCCAGGCGACGACGGAAAGCGACATCGACGTGCAGCGGGCGCTGGAGATGGCCGTCCGGGCCGCGGCCATGCAGGTGACCCCGGACAGCCAGGCGAATGGGCGACCGCGGATAAACACGGCGGCGGCCCACGCTGTTTTTAGAAGAAAACTTGCCGAAAACCTGGGCCTGGACCCCAATACCCTAACACCTTTAAAAGGTTCGGCTATGAAAACAAGGCCGGACTACGTGCTGGTGGTTTATAACGGCGATGATGCTTATGCCGCCGGCGGGGCGCTGGCGGCCTATAAGTATGTTTTCAGCGGCGGCCTAACGGGCGGCGTGATGGCAGCCGCTGGGTTTCCCTATACTTTCGGGATTACCTCCAGCGATGTTTTGCCTGGAGGCGGAGGCACTTTGCAAACTTCTCTGGATATGCCGGGAGTAGTAGCTGTTATCAATACCTCTGTCACCAAGATTTTAGGCAAAAGTTCAATCACGCCGGTAAGATGGGCGGCGGCGAAAATAGTTTGCCCCAATGGAAGATGCAGGCCGTAA
- a CDS encoding type II secretion system protein encodes MWRRLKSVVKDNRGFTLLEALIIGLIVGGAALAITAALKGQLAATHNSAVNTIQNLTGGGF; translated from the coding sequence ATGTGGCGGCGCTTAAAAAGTGTAGTAAAAGACAACCGGGGCTTTACTTTGCTGGAAGCTTTAATCATTGGATTGATAGTAGGCGGAGCGGCACTGGCCATAACCGCGGCGTTGAAGGGCCAGCTGGCGGCGACCCACAACTCGGCCGTCAATACTATTCAAAACTTGACGGGCGGCGGCTTTTAA
- a CDS encoding prepilin peptidase, with product MIWWPNFIIIAVAATALYTDLKTGLIKNWLTIPFFLAGLVKAVLIGPGVLPALMAGLAAIPATFIFLNPGEGDIKLAAGMGVWLGSELMPVYFVGAGLARLVTALAVRLKIYDWNVAAMVKGTWISEIRLGCVPALGYKNFRVFQQAGEMAGANTDLPVVPGAIFVFGGALAVTLLHIYLYLAGGI from the coding sequence ATGATCTGGTGGCCGAACTTCATAATAATAGCTGTTGCGGCGACTGCGCTGTATACGGATTTAAAGACCGGCCTGATCAAAAACTGGCTGACCATTCCCTTCTTCCTTGCCGGGCTGGTGAAAGCTGTCCTTATCGGTCCCGGCGTACTACCGGCCCTGATGGCCGGGCTGGCTGCCATCCCGGCCACCTTTATCTTTCTAAACCCTGGCGAGGGTGACATCAAGCTGGCCGCCGGCATGGGGGTTTGGCTGGGGTCGGAACTGATGCCGGTGTATTTTGTAGGCGCTGGCCTGGCGAGATTGGTTACGGCCCTGGCCGTCAGGCTAAAGATTTATGACTGGAATGTCGCGGCCATGGTGAAAGGCACCTGGATCAGCGAAATCCGTCTGGGGTGTGTGCCAGCCCTGGGATATAAGAACTTCAGGGTGTTTCAACAGGCGGGAGAAATGGCCGGGGCCAATACGGACCTGCCTGTGGTCCCGGGGGCGATATTCGTTTTCGGCGGCGCCCTGGCTGTAACGTTGTTGCATATCTATCTTTACCTAGCAGGGGGAATTTAG
- a CDS encoding type II secretion system F family protein codes for MDYMRLAAATVFGAGLGLSAGVFSYYILRLAKIPHLALPRREREEMPLVLRRFLSKENEEDELPPWLKRWSERTSFMLKRSGVRIPVMRYLVGLLVGGVGGFVAGVILMKNLPAAVILALVIALAPDVVLIGRVQNRRNKIIEQLAVAVRIFAAEFGDTPQVPRALSITARKVPSPLGDILRQADTDLAAGKSIDEVCLFLMKELDFEYGRMFVQLLRLAWDDAAVRPLFTRLAGRISNLQGLIYKNASGMAYSRFMGMFVNALILPEFLLMRSLIPETGYFLVYNPIGRLLVVVCFLSILVGMLLDRALSGVET; via the coding sequence ATGGATTACATGCGACTTGCCGCGGCGACCGTTTTTGGCGCCGGGCTGGGTTTGAGCGCCGGCGTTTTCAGCTACTATATCCTGCGCCTGGCGAAAATTCCGCACCTGGCCCTGCCGCGGCGGGAAAGGGAGGAAATGCCGCTGGTCCTGCGCCGTTTTTTGAGCAAAGAGAATGAGGAAGACGAACTTCCTCCGTGGCTGAAGCGTTGGTCGGAAAGGACAAGCTTTATGCTCAAGCGCTCGGGAGTACGGATCCCAGTGATGCGCTATCTAGTGGGGCTCCTGGTCGGTGGTGTTGGTGGCTTTGTTGCCGGCGTAATCCTGATGAAAAACCTGCCGGCGGCCGTTATCCTGGCCCTGGTCATCGCCCTGGCCCCGGACGTGGTGCTTATCGGCCGGGTGCAGAACAGGCGCAACAAAATCATCGAGCAGCTGGCAGTGGCTGTGAGAATTTTTGCCGCCGAGTTCGGCGACACCCCCCAGGTGCCCCGGGCTTTAAGCATTACCGCCAGGAAGGTGCCTTCTCCCCTGGGGGATATCTTGCGGCAGGCCGACACGGACCTGGCGGCCGGGAAAAGCATAGACGAAGTTTGTCTTTTCCTTATGAAAGAGCTGGACTTTGAATACGGCAGGATGTTCGTCCAGCTTTTAAGGCTTGCCTGGGACGACGCGGCCGTGCGGCCGCTGTTTACCCGCCTGGCCGGGCGGATCTCTAACCTTCAGGGGTTAATCTACAAAAACGCTTCCGGGATGGCCTACAGCAGGTTTATGGGGATGTTCGTCAATGCCCTGATCCTGCCGGAGTTTTTGCTCATGCGTTCCCTGATCCCCGAAACGGGATATTTCCTGGTCTACAACCCCATAGGCAGGCTCTTGGTGGTGGTCTGCTTCCTGTCCATCCTGGTGGGGATGCTTCTGGACCGGGCGTTAAGCGGGGTGGAAACGTGA
- a CDS encoding CpaF family protein — MLGIFRGERVEKAEEKEKRQEFRLGKRTLKEATKFVQDVITNSEVWGEEAFRHKEILEDAQAGLPGAIEKARKLIQEILEKYQVEVEGMTREQLAREIFSYAWGLDVLEPVYYDPEVDEIRVNGPSAVFIQKRGKNLKTGIKFKDTEHVKKIIARLLFHDRGVALTASTPIVESIRKDGTRLTATCPPVTREWTMVLRKHDTFKMTPENLIRAGTLNQELLDLLITLVKGRANILISGGVGSGKTSLMRFLINYIPEALRLVTLETDVELRLCEHYCGRDIIELEEHADLNCDMKKLFRTTLRYSPDIIMVGEIRGMGEAVEAIKACTRGHHGSMATIHFSSPYEAVTGCAKMMLEEGLNLPLEIAETWVADAFDVIIQMFADTTKGMKKIVQVTEVWTEKAGVKFRDLVVWRPGKYDYFDGDWEFVNPPSERLKEKLRMFGVNISQFPARAGVA, encoded by the coding sequence ATGCTTGGCATTTTTAGAGGCGAGAGGGTTGAGAAAGCGGAGGAAAAAGAGAAGAGACAGGAGTTCAGGCTGGGCAAACGCACTTTGAAAGAGGCTACGAAATTCGTCCAGGACGTCATTACCAACAGCGAGGTGTGGGGAGAAGAAGCCTTCCGGCATAAAGAAATACTTGAAGACGCCCAGGCAGGGCTACCCGGGGCGATAGAAAAGGCCAGGAAGCTTATACAAGAAATCCTGGAAAAGTACCAGGTGGAAGTAGAGGGGATGACGAGGGAGCAACTGGCCAGGGAAATATTCAGCTATGCCTGGGGGCTGGACGTGCTGGAGCCGGTGTACTACGACCCCGAAGTGGACGAGATCCGGGTCAACGGTCCTTCTGCCGTTTTTATCCAGAAGCGGGGTAAAAACTTAAAGACCGGCATTAAATTTAAAGATACCGAGCACGTCAAAAAGATCATCGCAAGGCTCCTGTTCCACGACCGGGGCGTAGCCCTGACGGCCTCAACGCCCATAGTCGAGTCCATCCGTAAGGACGGCACCAGGCTGACGGCCACCTGCCCGCCCGTAACCCGGGAGTGGACCATGGTCTTAAGGAAGCACGACACCTTCAAAATGACCCCGGAAAACCTCATCAGGGCAGGCACTTTGAACCAGGAACTGCTGGACCTCTTGATCACCCTGGTCAAGGGCCGGGCCAACATCCTTATCTCCGGCGGCGTCGGCAGCGGCAAAACTTCCTTGATGCGCTTTTTGATCAACTATATCCCCGAGGCATTGCGATTAGTAACTCTGGAAACAGACGTGGAACTGCGCCTATGCGAGCACTACTGCGGCCGGGACATAATCGAGCTTGAGGAACACGCCGATTTAAACTGCGATATGAAAAAGCTTTTCCGGACGACCCTGCGTTACTCTCCGGACATCATCATGGTGGGCGAGATCCGGGGTATGGGCGAGGCGGTGGAGGCCATCAAAGCCTGCACCCGGGGCCATCACGGCTCCATGGCGACGATCCATTTCAGTTCGCCATATGAAGCCGTGACTGGCTGCGCCAAGATGATGCTGGAGGAAGGACTGAACCTTCCCCTGGAGATAGCCGAGACCTGGGTGGCCGACGCTTTTGATGTGATTATCCAGATGTTCGCCGACACCACCAAAGGGATGAAAAAGATCGTCCAGGTCACCGAAGTGTGGACGGAGAAGGCAGGCGTCAAGTTTCGCGATCTAGTCGTCTGGCGGCCCGGCAAATATGACTATTTTGACGGCGATTGGGAATTTGTCAACCCTCCCAGCGAGCGCTTGAAGGAGAAGCTGCGCATGTTCGGGGTAAACATTTCCCAGTTTCCTGCCAGGGCGGGGGTGGCCTGA
- the cpaB gene encoding Flp pilus assembly protein CpaB: protein MKIFGRNKNYGSGRSIPVPVILAIIFGLGVAVTSGLYYQRYINTHQAMTQVIVPAHNINAYSLIKAGDLTWRQVPVGAVEPGTARKPDDLIGKVALAELYQGEQVRLERVGEAANEDRQVIAVNIDLARSGGGYFSPGDLVDVYFAETENVPGAMLASNARLLQLVDVQGNPIVPNQQAGLLQQAAQAPKTPAVAVLAVNPSDVAQVVRGAATGSKGIVLVKKMKP, encoded by the coding sequence TTGAAAATCTTCGGCAGGAACAAAAATTACGGTTCCGGGCGTTCGATACCTGTCCCGGTTATCCTGGCCATTATTTTCGGCCTGGGGGTGGCCGTAACTTCGGGGTTATATTACCAGCGGTACATCAACACCCACCAGGCGATGACCCAGGTTATAGTTCCGGCCCACAACATCAACGCCTACAGCCTGATCAAAGCCGGCGATCTTACCTGGCGACAGGTACCGGTGGGCGCCGTTGAGCCTGGAACGGCGCGAAAACCGGACGATCTGATCGGCAAGGTGGCTTTGGCGGAGCTGTACCAGGGCGAGCAGGTGCGCCTGGAACGGGTAGGAGAAGCTGCTAATGAAGACAGGCAGGTGATCGCCGTCAATATTGACCTGGCCAGGAGCGGCGGGGGATATTTCTCTCCCGGAGACCTGGTGGACGTGTACTTTGCGGAGACGGAAAATGTGCCCGGGGCCATGCTGGCAAGCAACGCCAGGCTTCTCCAGTTAGTAGACGTCCAGGGTAACCCTATTGTTCCCAACCAGCAGGCGGGGCTGCTGCAGCAGGCGGCGCAGGCGCCGAAGACGCCGGCCGTCGCCGTGCTTGCGGTAAACCCTTCAGACGTTGCCCAGGTAGTCCGGGGGGCGGCCACCGGGTCGAAAGGGATTGTTCTGGTCAAAAAAATGAAACCGTGA
- a CDS encoding prepilin peptidase, which yields MTWPAWLFFLAVTLVGVTDFISHYVPNYITLPLLGAGFLYHVWAGNWVASLIGASACFLLGLVMFALGGMGGGDVKLMAAIGAWLGLHGALAVIFIASCIGAVWGLGKLAKQGALKERLLYLIQGAYLTFVGGIKGALALEKIPEDINAPIPEDAIPFGTCLAAGLWVFMFLASF from the coding sequence TTGACCTGGCCGGCATGGCTATTTTTTTTAGCAGTCACGCTAGTCGGCGTAACCGACTTTATTAGCCACTACGTCCCTAACTACATTACCCTGCCCTTACTGGGGGCGGGGTTTCTTTATCATGTATGGGCGGGCAACTGGGTTGCAAGCCTTATTGGCGCATCAGCTTGCTTTCTCCTGGGCCTGGTTATGTTTGCTCTGGGCGGCATGGGAGGGGGTGATGTCAAGCTCATGGCCGCCATTGGGGCCTGGCTTGGATTACACGGCGCCCTGGCCGTTATCTTCATAGCTTCCTGCATCGGGGCGGTCTGGGGATTGGGCAAGCTGGCAAAGCAGGGGGCTCTCAAAGAGCGCCTGCTCTATTTAATTCAGGGAGCCTATCTTACCTTTGTGGGGGGCATAAAAGGAGCCCTGGCGCTAGAAAAAATACCCGAAGATATAAACGCTCCTATACCCGAAGATGCCATTCCTTTTGGGACCTGCCTGGCGGCCGGGTTGTGGGTGTTTATGTTTCTGGCTTCATTTTAG
- a CDS encoding TlpA family protein disulfide reductase, whose amino-acid sequence MLSGLIYLLLTLGSFCLWSIGFNPYSCPSSACSAVSYIFGRPLLLWGAAYYSLSAVLCFGGFTATKKKAALAIIYGGAAAHALLLFLAWRGTGELCPVCLKFLLVEVLLAVYVTIYPPRRVFLVPAVLAGAGLIMVAGLLAFNPRVVPAAAAPAVPPEKVISSVPAEKEETASLPKQDFVEKKISTGSKSLPSSVKTDTNKHPGLVVTTMDNRPVTLDLAARPALFVAWWCPHCDEALQEMAQLPEDRQPYLVFTYLRGNDQGDIKAKLKRNGLEGATVYLASEPPEGVKGVPALVFLDNGQVSHVEGVKAVEEKFD is encoded by the coding sequence ATGCTTTCTGGATTAATTTACCTGCTTTTAACTCTGGGTTCTTTTTGCTTATGGTCAATCGGTTTTAACCCTTATAGTTGCCCATCCTCGGCCTGCAGTGCCGTAAGCTATATCTTCGGCCGCCCCCTGCTTCTCTGGGGGGCGGCTTATTATTCCCTCTCCGCCGTCCTCTGCTTCGGCGGTTTTACTGCGACTAAAAAGAAGGCCGCACTTGCAATTATCTACGGTGGGGCGGCCGCCCATGCCTTACTTCTTTTCCTGGCCTGGCGGGGGACGGGGGAGCTCTGCCCTGTCTGTCTGAAATTCCTGCTGGTAGAAGTCCTTCTGGCTGTTTATGTTACGATTTACCCTCCCAGGCGCGTTTTTCTGGTGCCTGCCGTTCTTGCTGGGGCCGGGCTGATAATGGTTGCAGGCCTTTTGGCTTTTAATCCCCGGGTGGTCCCTGCCGCGGCCGCGCCTGCTGTGCCGCCGGAGAAAGTCATTTCTTCCGTACCGGCTGAAAAAGAGGAGACGGCTAGTCTGCCAAAGCAGGACTTTGTAGAAAAAAAGATATCAACAGGCTCAAAAAGCCTTCCATCCAGCGTTAAAACTGATACAAATAAGCATCCCGGCCTTGTGGTCACAACAATGGATAACAGGCCGGTAACCCTGGACCTTGCCGCGCGCCCGGCTCTCTTTGTCGCCTGGTGGTGCCCACACTGCGACGAGGCCCTTCAGGAGATGGCGCAGCTGCCGGAAGACAGGCAGCCTTACCTGGTGTTTACTTACCTGCGGGGAAATGATCAGGGGGATATTAAGGCGAAGCTTAAAAGAAACGGATTAGAAGGGGCAACGGTGTACCTGGCTTCAGAGCCTCCTGAAGGTGTTAAGGGGGTTCCCGCCCTGGTGTTCCTGGATAACGGCCAGGTAAGCCACGTCGAGGGCGTTAAAGCTGTTGAGGAGAAATTTGATTGA
- a CDS encoding methyltransferase family protein encodes MFHAEPAILERQTIVSDGPYQLVRHPIYLAYILLHLGMSLTTGRVFIGLLLTTPTVFWAIQRAMLEETLLADGETKDSYLSYASSTPMLFPTARSIIRFLQKTYGS; translated from the coding sequence ATGTTCCATGCTGAACCAGCGATATTAGAGCGACAAACCATAGTATCCGATGGACCATATCAATTAGTACGGCACCCTATTTATCTTGCATACATATTGCTTCATCTTGGAATGAGCCTTACTACGGGCAGGGTATTTATTGGGCTATTGCTAACCACCCCCACAGTATTCTGGGCTATTCAAAGGGCAATGCTAGAAGAAACGCTCCTTGCAGACGGGGAGACAAAGGATTCATATCTGTCTTACGCTTCTTCGACACCAATGCTATTTCCTACAGCGCGTAGTATAATAAGGTTTCTACAAAAAACCTATGGTAGTTAA
- a CDS encoding pilus assembly protein TadG-related protein yields the protein MGKEHKGKRVRSIQIRTLKNDERGVVLLMTVMIIALLLLLAGLATDFARLYVAREDLQTAVDAAALAGSTQGVRYVTITVGYGHCETCCGLDGCSCCCVCDPPVTLTGPEKKLVEEGGWRRGTCCDRFLGYEARWIEYPSNTTAVANSVLDINWPRFMSPEYGGSKLDSKIDVYSSGPYYPSVVVRAAGMIKTTFLKLAGIQDVSSSRCGQAGTFYSVIRNGWLLGRNSAPQDACW from the coding sequence ATGGGAAAAGAGCATAAAGGTAAGCGGGTCCGCAGTATTCAGATACGAACCCTGAAGAACGATGAGCGCGGCGTGGTGCTGCTGATGACCGTGATGATCATAGCCCTTCTTCTTCTCCTGGCGGGACTGGCTACTGATTTTGCCAGGCTTTACGTGGCCAGGGAAGATCTGCAGACGGCGGTGGACGCGGCGGCCCTGGCGGGGTCCACCCAGGGGGTGCGCTATGTGACCATTACCGTGGGATATGGCCATTGTGAGACATGCTGCGGTCTTGATGGGTGTTCCTGCTGCTGCGTGTGCGATCCCCCGGTGACCCTCACCGGGCCGGAAAAGAAGCTGGTTGAGGAAGGCGGCTGGAGACGCGGCACTTGCTGTGACCGTTTTTTAGGATACGAAGCCAGGTGGATCGAATATCCATCTAATACCACCGCAGTTGCCAATTCAGTCCTGGATATAAACTGGCCGCGCTTTATGAGCCCGGAATACGGCGGTAGCAAGCTTGATAGCAAAATAGATGTTTACAGCAGCGGCCCTTATTACCCTTCGGTTGTGGTCAGGGCTGCCGGTATGATTAAAACGACGTTTCTCAAGCTGGCCGGTATTCAGGATGTAAGTTCAAGCCGCTGCGGGCAGGCGGGAACTTTTTATTCGGTTATAAGGAACGGTTGGCTCCTGGGCAGGAACAGCGCTCCCCAGGATGCCTGCTGGTGA
- a CDS encoding TadE/TadG family type IV pilus assembly protein, with translation MLKRLYKDCRGPVMLEFVLSCILLIVILMGMVNVSLLLKDKLGAVAAAREAGRTYAVTLNANKASQVGYEVLSAAGISPARAQVVLTPNSPGQNLVTAEVACDSPVFLPGITALLGGAPWEKSIKVSGSAVFRYEP, from the coding sequence ATGCTGAAGCGTCTTTATAAAGACTGCCGGGGTCCCGTGATGCTGGAGTTTGTTCTTTCCTGTATCCTCCTTATCGTCATTTTGATGGGTATGGTAAACGTTTCTCTCCTGCTAAAAGACAAGCTGGGGGCGGTGGCGGCGGCCAGGGAAGCTGGGCGTACTTATGCCGTGACGTTGAATGCAAATAAGGCCTCCCAGGTGGGGTATGAAGTTTTAAGCGCGGCGGGGATAAGCCCGGCCAGGGCGCAGGTGGTTCTTACGCCTAACTCTCCCGGGCAAAACCTGGTGACCGCCGAAGTTGCCTGCGATTCTCCAGTTTTCCTGCCCGGGATAACGGCGCTTTTAGGAGGTGCTCCATGGGAAAAGAGCATAAAGGTAAGCGGGTCCGCAGTATTCAGATACGAACCCTGA
- a CDS encoding TadE/TadG family type IV pilus assembly protein → MRLHKDERGNVILEFALVFPIFIALVLGTINFAILLNNHIVAASAARDAGRTAAVTGRLADALSKGQKILEAAGLGQGKGDVRVSGLGSRNERVTATVTYRTPVFAPGIAAFLGGKAMDNEITLEQQSSYYVEYRNRTEPDRTRPVCVGCSCSGECW, encoded by the coding sequence ATGAGACTGCATAAAGATGAGCGCGGCAACGTGATACTGGAATTTGCTCTGGTTTTCCCTATATTTATTGCCCTGGTCCTGGGGACAATCAATTTCGCCATCCTGCTCAACAACCACATTGTGGCGGCCTCTGCCGCCAGGGATGCTGGGCGGACGGCGGCAGTCACCGGCAGGCTGGCGGACGCCTTGAGCAAAGGGCAAAAAATCCTTGAAGCGGCAGGATTGGGACAGGGGAAGGGAGATGTCCGTGTGTCTGGCCTGGGAAGCCGAAACGAAAGGGTGACGGCAACGGTTACATACAGAACTCCGGTATTTGCGCCGGGGATCGCCGCCTTTCTTGGCGGCAAAGCGATGGACAACGAAATCACCCTGGAGCAGCAGAGCAGCTATTATGTGGAGTACCGCAACCGGACGGAGCCAGATCGTACCAGGCCCGTTTGCGTGGGATGCTCCTGCAGTGGAGAGTGCTGGTAA
- a CDS encoding S-layer homology domain-containing protein, with amino-acid sequence MFKKLAFFAALVVMLFSFIVPAHAEMEYRFSDKDTITKDFSWGQDDIIEAIDFELYAGYPDHTLGLNNNMTRAEFAAVLNRIVDAGGTPGPNWYDGAVDGLVKAGVIPDKSGNWDAAITRLEAAQWLGRLAKVYQVAVKDQGATFSDTSDADAIYANKTGLMKGISPGVLGADQNLLRGEAAVLLLRVAKSVDNNLPSDDELKQAMMEAIGDVNADIADFEARRNVDLSFYDKLPYKRVTRAYFEGARRFMYDNRNDGRKNYQGKIDETKVAEKHNAIAYAVCKIENESGYKGIIIARLKKIDGRWMLTQGGTPDNRDLKYLRQVGYMK; translated from the coding sequence ATGTTCAAGAAGCTGGCCTTTTTTGCCGCCCTAGTGGTAATGCTGTTCTCCTTTATCGTTCCAGCCCATGCCGAGATGGAGTACCGTTTCAGCGATAAGGATACCATCACGAAAGACTTTTCCTGGGGCCAGGACGACATCATTGAAGCCATCGACTTTGAGCTTTACGCCGGTTATCCGGATCACACCCTGGGGCTCAACAACAACATGACCCGGGCGGAGTTCGCGGCCGTATTGAACCGCATAGTGGACGCGGGCGGTACTCCCGGGCCGAACTGGTACGACGGGGCCGTAGACGGCCTAGTGAAGGCCGGGGTGATCCCCGACAAAAGCGGGAATTGGGATGCCGCTATTACCCGGCTGGAGGCGGCGCAGTGGCTGGGCCGCCTGGCTAAAGTCTACCAGGTGGCGGTGAAGGACCAGGGCGCGACTTTCAGCGACACCTCCGACGCGGACGCCATTTACGCAAACAAAACCGGGCTAATGAAGGGTATCAGCCCTGGCGTCCTGGGTGCCGACCAGAACCTGCTCAGGGGCGAAGCGGCGGTCCTGCTGCTCAGGGTGGCTAAGAGCGTGGATAATAATTTGCCGAGTGACGATGAGTTGAAGCAGGCGATGATGGAAGCTATAGGAGACGTTAACGCTGATATAGCAGACTTTGAAGCCCGGCGTAATGTAGATTTGAGTTTTTATGATAAGCTGCCCTACAAACGGGTGACCAGGGCTTACTTTGAGGGCGCACGGAGGTTTATGTATGACAACCGAAATGATGGGAGGAAAAATTATCAGGGTAAAATTGACGAAACCAAAGTGGCTGAAAAACATAATGCTATCGCTTACGCCGTTTGCAAAATAGAAAATGAGAGTGGTTATAAAGGCATTATTATCGCACGTTTAAAGAAAATTGACGGTCGTTGGATGTTGACCCAAGGCGGGACGCCTGATAACAGGGATTTAAAATACCTGCGGCAAGTAGGCTATATGAAATAA
- a CDS encoding Flp family type IVb pilin — protein sequence MRNILKRLYFDQRGPTILEYAGMAVLVLLAIWGITQALGVSVGNVFNDIKGKLGH from the coding sequence ATGCGAAACATCTTGAAGCGGCTGTATTTTGACCAGCGCGGCCCTACTATATTAGAATATGCTGGTATGGCAGTGCTGGTACTTCTTGCAATCTGGGGTATAACCCAGGCATTAGGTGTTAGCGTCGGCAATGTTTTCAATGATATCAAAGGTAAACTTGGGCACTGA
- a CDS encoding type II secretion system F family protein, with protein MNINVLEVMAINAAVPALPVGFFTGVAVLFFAVYLDLKRRGRFSIFAEMGRSAAAGMGQAGVKEQITGALLPVVLAAYPDDVRETTEKKLVWAGIENLNALEFLTVKLAVAIGALVGGGALSLLFNIPYFWFLLLGVFGYVAPDYWLQGRISTRQKEIRRDMLEFSTLLATVIRAGGGDVYGALQQVGRWFGGVLGKEVMLAAHDMASGSRRADALLKMAERCGVDELSQLVQVIIQADRYGTPIAEAISEHAAQMRVLRRYAAEKQAGEAVVKMTLPLLVFIIGPLLFLLIFPAAVQFSQILR; from the coding sequence TTGAATATTAACGTTCTGGAGGTGATGGCGATTAACGCTGCTGTACCGGCGCTGCCGGTAGGTTTTTTTACCGGCGTCGCCGTGCTGTTTTTTGCCGTTTACCTGGACCTGAAGCGCCGGGGCAGGTTTTCCATCTTCGCCGAAATGGGCCGCAGCGCGGCCGCCGGGATGGGACAGGCAGGCGTGAAGGAGCAGATAACTGGCGCCCTTTTGCCAGTCGTTTTGGCCGCTTACCCTGATGACGTGAGGGAGACGACGGAAAAAAAGCTGGTTTGGGCAGGCATTGAGAACCTCAACGCCCTGGAGTTCCTGACGGTTAAACTCGCGGTGGCTATAGGGGCTTTGGTTGGCGGCGGGGCTTTAAGCCTGCTTTTTAATATTCCTTATTTCTGGTTTCTGCTCCTGGGCGTGTTCGGGTATGTCGCCCCTGATTACTGGCTGCAGGGCAGGATTTCCACCCGCCAGAAGGAAATACGCAGGGATATGCTGGAGTTTTCCACCCTTCTGGCCACCGTTATCCGCGCGGGAGGAGGTGATGTCTACGGGGCCCTCCAGCAGGTAGGGAGATGGTTCGGCGGCGTCCTGGGCAAGGAGGTGATGCTTGCCGCCCACGATATGGCCTCCGGCTCGCGGAGGGCTGACGCCTTGCTGAAGATGGCTGAAAGGTGCGGCGTTGATGAACTGTCGCAGTTAGTTCAGGTTATTATCCAGGCTGACCGCTACGGAACGCCTATAGCCGAGGCGATCAGCGAGCATGCCGCCCAGATGCGGGTTTTGAGGCGATACGCCGCCGAAAAACAGGCAGGCGAAGCCGTGGTTAAGATGACTTTACCTTTGCTGGTGTTTATTATAGGCCCCTTGCTTTTTTTGTTGATTTTTCCGGCGGCAGTCCAATTTAGCCAGATATTACGATGA